The following proteins are co-located in the Paenibacillus sp. JNUCC32 genome:
- a CDS encoding COX15/CtaA family protein, producing MNDKQLKWLSYITCLIMFCATFGGMVVTKTGSGLGCGQEWPLCNGKFVPAYTVSSMIEYSHRAVSGMAGLAALASLIAFWKYKRDRRDLMAYVIGTSIFVVVQAIMGALAVVKPQSAAIMALHFGFSLIAFASSVMLALGMRRIEQAKGPADLERLPRVGKGFRNLVWGTTLYSYIVVYIGAFVSHTDSREGCSGWPLCNGEVIPELSGGVGIAFMHRVAALLLLIVVAVMGHFAYWRNRDNREIQMLGISATVLCLLQVFSGALIMATMHNEEVYVFSALGHTLLISALFGVLCYLSVRVWQLSKPLEAEIRKGHDVPREKIV from the coding sequence GTGAACGATAAACAATTAAAGTGGCTGAGTTACATAACATGCTTAATTATGTTCTGCGCGACTTTCGGGGGCATGGTTGTGACAAAGACGGGGTCGGGGCTTGGCTGCGGCCAAGAGTGGCCGCTGTGCAACGGCAAATTTGTTCCCGCTTACACGGTGTCCTCGATGATCGAATATTCCCACCGGGCCGTAAGCGGAATGGCCGGCTTGGCCGCCTTGGCTTCGCTGATTGCGTTCTGGAAGTACAAGCGGGACCGCCGGGATTTGATGGCTTATGTCATCGGGACCTCGATATTCGTCGTGGTACAAGCCATCATGGGGGCCCTCGCGGTGGTTAAACCTCAATCGGCTGCGATCATGGCGCTGCATTTTGGTTTCTCGCTGATTGCTTTTGCCAGTTCGGTCATGCTGGCTTTGGGCATGCGCCGAATCGAACAAGCGAAGGGACCCGCTGACCTGGAGCGTTTGCCGCGGGTGGGCAAGGGCTTCCGAAATCTGGTCTGGGGCACAACGTTGTACAGCTACATCGTGGTGTATATCGGTGCATTCGTCAGCCATACCGATTCCCGGGAAGGCTGCTCCGGCTGGCCGTTGTGTAACGGAGAAGTGATACCGGAGCTGAGCGGAGGGGTCGGCATCGCCTTTATGCACCGCGTGGCCGCGCTTCTGCTGCTGATCGTGGTGGCGGTGATGGGGCATTTTGCATATTGGCGCAATCGCGATAACCGGGAGATCCAGATGCTGGGCATTTCGGCAACCGTGCTGTGTCTGCTGCAGGTGTTCAGCGGCGCCCTCATTATGGCTACGATGCATAACGAGGAAGTTTACGTATTCTCCGCACTGGGTCATACGCTGCTGATCTCGGCGCTGTTCGGCGTACTGTGTTATTTAAGCGTCCGGGTATGGCAGCTCAGCAAGCCGCTTGAAGCCGAAATACGGAAGGGCCACGACGTGCCCCGCGAAAAGATCGTATAA
- a CDS encoding DUF2515 family protein, which produces MHSHGAKDKPNRGRDYGAWTAAIPQALAESWSGMMAAWRYSLKLRMNRHELQWDPTAVRAIRRQLKNILSSHPYLPQGISSFLPLQEGHSDIRGHEPDLQPTDEEQELVHRIQEAAAAANRSNVTRTKAYLDCYESHPELHWAFLAHMVSRNAGWNMSDLKGGLMSDLMAPPFQNHLYSFLERCNALIFQDAYPQLLLYMHSRKIGKPLFHLLPRFHVSSFMTPFWERFWHDQGSSLLTVALIINEQNYIEGRVARHPFYRQHILQDPLFRMHELTRLNQIVFPLGHNQQTSTDSAENPVSPTRPLAGLTIPKFEDLSIRIKAGRSLYALLFGYEDIYHAVLAFARSTKHQGSRAEYWPALFTPTRDQAMDHGHEGLELIQSEWLPDGRRLYSPRLEEIWQDETPEPIPRYDWYHGHAMFKHIRKPKPPMLPDITHAHRAVLEKTSIAHDVSDPFHRQ; this is translated from the coding sequence ATGCACTCGCACGGAGCCAAGGACAAACCAAATCGGGGCAGGGATTACGGGGCATGGACAGCCGCCATTCCGCAAGCCCTGGCAGAATCATGGTCGGGTATGATGGCAGCTTGGCGATATTCCTTAAAGCTTCGGATGAACAGGCATGAATTGCAGTGGGATCCTACAGCCGTCAGGGCCATTCGCAGGCAGCTCAAGAACATTCTCTCCTCCCATCCCTATCTGCCGCAGGGCATTTCTTCGTTTCTCCCTCTGCAAGAAGGTCACAGCGATATTCGCGGTCATGAGCCGGACCTGCAGCCAACGGATGAGGAGCAAGAGCTGGTTCATCGCATTCAGGAGGCCGCTGCCGCCGCCAACCGAAGCAACGTGACCCGAACCAAGGCCTATTTGGACTGTTACGAGTCGCATCCGGAGCTGCATTGGGCCTTCCTTGCCCATATGGTATCACGCAATGCCGGATGGAATATGAGCGATCTGAAGGGCGGGCTGATGTCGGATCTCATGGCCCCCCCATTCCAAAACCATCTGTACAGTTTCCTGGAGCGCTGCAATGCGCTGATTTTTCAGGATGCCTATCCGCAGCTGCTTCTCTATATGCACAGTCGAAAAATAGGAAAACCCTTATTCCATTTGCTCCCCCGCTTCCATGTTTCATCGTTCATGACGCCGTTCTGGGAACGGTTCTGGCACGACCAAGGCAGTTCGCTGCTTACGGTCGCCCTCATCATTAATGAACAGAACTATATTGAGGGGCGGGTGGCAAGACATCCTTTTTACCGTCAGCATATTTTGCAGGATCCCCTCTTCCGGATGCATGAGCTAACCCGGTTGAATCAGATCGTATTTCCGCTGGGTCATAACCAACAGACAAGCACAGACTCTGCCGAAAATCCCGTATCCCCTACCCGGCCGCTGGCCGGACTCACCATCCCCAAGTTTGAAGACCTGTCCATCCGGATCAAGGCAGGCCGCTCGCTGTACGCTTTACTGTTCGGTTACGAGGATATCTACCATGCCGTGCTGGCATTCGCTCGTTCCACCAAGCATCAGGGCTCGCGCGCTGAATATTGGCCGGCGTTATTTACGCCGACGCGGGATCAAGCCATGGATCACGGCCACGAGGGGCTTGAGCTTATCCAATCGGAATGGCTGCCGGACGGCCGTCGTCTGTATAGCCCCCGTCTCGAGGAGATCTGGCAGGATGAAACCCCGGAACCGATTCCCCGGTACGACTGGTATCATGGCCACGCGATGTTTAAGCATATTCGCAAACCGAAACCGCCGATGCTGCCGGATATCACCCACGCCCATCGGGCCGTCCTGGAGAAAACCTCCATCGCCCATGACGTATCCGATCCGTTCCACCGGCAATAA
- a CDS encoding putative polysaccharide biosynthesis protein — protein MSKKESFIKGTIILAAAALVARVLGLAQRVPLEHMLNDIGDASFTIANNVYLMLLTVATAGIPSTLSKMVSERHALNKPAEARRVYHAALIFAGAAGVVMTLLLYFGAPFYATHIAKQPEAAAAIQALAPALLLFPAIAMMRGYFQGRNNMTAGGISQIIEQIARVLTAIGLAYVLLRLGYDDTWIAAGASFGGVLGSIGAFAVMLYFTVKLRRSDRELKMPAADRSIPLGGIYRDIFTLSIPIVLSSLAVPAVNFIDSSIVKPLLIGQVGLGEATAALAVLGNRAQSVAGIPPILAIALSTSLIPIISAAFARKDQEHLEQQVSLAMRVAILTGMPMVIALCVASYSINGLLFSSLGGSGIIGFLTFGTIFQITMMTTNSILLGIGKAKLSMVHVMIGIAVKLVASFLLAPLFGIYGIIGSTALCFLVITILNVRSIKAIVSFSILGKRWMGFILTVAAAGGIGYGLNLAGIQMVDVMPARLAFLLTCLVVGVAVVIIYLVLLVVFGVLRQSELSSYPRPLQKVFRPLMRLQPARMRERG, from the coding sequence TTGTCTAAGAAAGAGTCATTTATTAAAGGCACCATCATCTTGGCCGCTGCTGCGCTGGTAGCCCGGGTGCTGGGCCTTGCTCAGCGGGTGCCGCTGGAGCATATGCTGAATGATATCGGGGATGCCTCGTTTACGATCGCCAATAACGTATATTTAATGCTGTTAACGGTAGCCACGGCCGGCATTCCCAGCACGCTCAGTAAAATGGTATCGGAGCGCCATGCTTTGAACAAGCCTGCGGAGGCTCGGCGCGTCTATCATGCTGCGCTTATTTTTGCCGGGGCAGCAGGCGTTGTCATGACGCTGCTCCTTTACTTCGGAGCTCCTTTTTATGCCACTCATATAGCCAAGCAGCCGGAGGCCGCCGCTGCCATTCAAGCGCTCGCTCCGGCGCTGCTGCTGTTTCCGGCCATCGCCATGATGCGAGGATACTTCCAAGGTCGCAATAATATGACGGCTGGCGGCATATCGCAAATTATCGAGCAGATTGCGCGGGTTTTGACAGCGATCGGCTTGGCTTATGTGCTGCTGCGTTTGGGATATGACGATACCTGGATCGCGGCAGGTGCTTCCTTCGGGGGCGTCCTCGGCAGTATCGGGGCATTTGCGGTCATGCTGTATTTTACGGTGAAGCTTCGCCGAAGCGATCGTGAGCTCAAAATGCCGGCGGCGGACCGCTCGATTCCGCTTGGCGGGATATACCGGGATATATTCACGCTGTCTATACCGATTGTGCTGTCTTCCCTGGCTGTTCCGGCGGTCAACTTCATTGACAGCTCCATTGTGAAGCCGCTGTTGATCGGGCAGGTTGGTCTGGGAGAGGCTACTGCAGCCCTCGCGGTATTAGGAAACCGGGCGCAAAGCGTAGCGGGCATTCCGCCGATTCTAGCCATTGCCCTCAGCACCTCGCTCATTCCGATCATCTCTGCCGCTTTTGCGAGGAAAGATCAGGAGCATTTGGAACAGCAAGTATCGCTGGCCATGCGCGTTGCCATATTGACGGGTATGCCGATGGTGATTGCGCTCTGCGTTGCATCCTATTCCATCAACGGATTGCTGTTTAGTTCCCTCGGCGGAAGCGGGATCATCGGGTTCCTGACATTCGGTACGATTTTTCAGATCACGATGATGACAACGAACTCCATTCTTCTTGGAATCGGCAAGGCCAAGCTCTCGATGGTTCACGTGATGATCGGGATAGCGGTCAAGCTTGTTGCCAGCTTCCTGCTTGCTCCGTTGTTTGGCATTTACGGCATCATCGGGAGCACGGCTCTCTGTTTCCTTGTCATTACGATACTGAACGTCAGATCGATCAAGGCGATTGTATCCTTCTCGATCCTGGGCAAACGCTGGATGGGCTTCATACTGACGGTTGCTGCCGCAGGGGGGATCGGTTACGGCCTGAACCTGGCCGGTATTCAGATGGTCGATGTCATGCCGGCAAGGTTGGCATTTCTGCTGACCTGCCTGGTTGTAGGCGTAGCCGTAGTCATTATATATCTTGTGCTGCTGGTGGTGTTTGGCGTACTGCGGCAATCGGAGCTTAGCAGTTACCCGCGTCCTTTGCAGAAGGTGTTCCGTCCGCTGATGAGGCTGCAGCCTGCGCGTATGCGGGAGCGGGGATAA
- a CDS encoding Cthe_2314 family HEPN domain-containing protein encodes MLRMLLGEQPRQNNGLLEEAIESMVKTTRLLQKEMDKNQDPTHDFRKLEIWTRGLIVSLDELEQSWNAAKHFSQSVQSGYIDDMSIQEQGEYQRYVYFYKNGFIRVFSILDKLGTVLNDLFDLHTSKVKAHFSYFTVLRQFRFLKAHGELAEELEAIKDRYKAPLNALRKRRNAEIHYMNSEMQDDLWQRHQGLSDKIELEDIDKHLDDLQQGIDMVCRSLAASYKYTNKLWTENGVRA; translated from the coding sequence ATGCTTCGAATGTTACTTGGGGAACAGCCCCGGCAGAACAACGGCCTGCTTGAGGAAGCCATCGAATCGATGGTGAAGACAACCCGGCTTCTGCAGAAGGAAATGGATAAAAATCAAGATCCGACGCATGATTTTCGCAAGCTGGAGATTTGGACCCGGGGACTGATCGTCTCCCTGGATGAGCTGGAGCAGAGCTGGAATGCGGCCAAGCATTTCAGTCAATCGGTCCAATCGGGTTACATCGATGATATGTCGATTCAGGAGCAAGGGGAATATCAACGATATGTGTATTTTTACAAAAACGGCTTCATCCGCGTATTCTCGATCCTTGATAAACTGGGCACGGTGCTGAACGATTTGTTTGATCTGCATACCTCCAAGGTAAAGGCGCATTTTTCTTATTTTACGGTCCTGCGGCAGTTCAGATTTTTGAAGGCCCACGGTGAGCTGGCTGAAGAGTTGGAAGCGATCAAGGATCGCTACAAAGCACCGCTGAACGCGCTCCGCAAAAGGCGCAACGCTGAAATTCACTACATGAACTCCGAGATGCAGGATGATTTGTGGCAGCGCCATCAGGGGCTGTCCGACAAAATCGAGCTGGAGGATATCGACAAGCACCTGGATGATCTCCAACAGGGCATCGATATGGTATGCCGCAGCCTGGCCGCCTCGTATAAATATACGAACAAGCTGTGGACTGAAAATGGAGTGCGGGCTTAG
- a CDS encoding thioredoxin family protein, with translation MEKITSEAEFQVAIQSPRLTVAVFKADWCGDCKFIDPFMPEVETKFSNQLTLVEVDVDAVGDVSQQQNILGIPSFVAYSDGRELVRYVNKLRKSREEIEDFLQRAVDVYGTIHK, from the coding sequence ATGGAAAAAATCACTTCAGAAGCAGAATTTCAGGTTGCAATCCAGTCTCCACGACTGACAGTTGCCGTATTTAAAGCGGACTGGTGCGGCGATTGCAAGTTTATCGATCCATTCATGCCGGAGGTTGAGACGAAGTTCTCCAACCAATTGACTCTGGTGGAAGTTGACGTCGATGCTGTCGGTGACGTGAGTCAGCAGCAAAATATTCTGGGCATCCCTAGCTTTGTTGCATACTCTGACGGTCGCGAGCTGGTTCGCTACGTTAACAAACTCCGCAAATCGCGCGAGGAGATTGAAGATTTCCTGCAGCGTGCCGTAGACGTATACGGTACGATTCACAAGTAA
- a CDS encoding methionine ABC transporter ATP-binding protein, translated as MIELKQLTKQYGKAGSLTTALSELDLSIEKGEIFGVIGHSGAGKSTLIRCINLLERPTSGEVWVNGKNLTSLGKKQLQAERRKIGMIFQHFNLLSSATVYDNIAFPLRLIKTPKAELERKVSELLALVGLEAHRDKYPSQLSGGQKQRVGIARALASDPEVLLCDEATSALDPQTTDSILRLLLDINKKFHLTIVLITHEMHVIQSICDRVAVIHQGGIVEQGPVTEVFLKPKHEVTQEFIRQEMDSGEALRLAMQGQVNGPSRAVQITFLGSKTYESILSHTVHETGVNFAILQGTISTIKETPYGQLIVRFEGEERAIEDTIRKLLEQGLDVEVIH; from the coding sequence TTGATTGAGCTCAAGCAATTGACGAAGCAGTACGGAAAAGCCGGGTCATTAACAACTGCGTTGTCCGAATTGGATTTGTCGATTGAAAAAGGAGAAATTTTCGGAGTGATCGGACACTCCGGTGCAGGTAAAAGTACATTGATCCGCTGCATCAATTTACTGGAGCGTCCCACCTCGGGCGAGGTGTGGGTGAACGGCAAAAATTTGACGTCGCTCGGCAAGAAGCAGCTTCAGGCGGAGCGCCGTAAAATCGGAATGATCTTTCAGCACTTTAACCTGCTGTCTTCCGCGACGGTGTACGATAACATTGCGTTTCCGCTGCGTCTGATCAAGACGCCGAAGGCCGAACTGGAGCGCAAAGTATCCGAGCTGCTGGCTTTGGTCGGCTTGGAGGCGCATCGCGACAAATACCCGTCCCAGCTGTCAGGGGGCCAGAAGCAGCGGGTGGGCATCGCCAGGGCGCTCGCGAGCGATCCCGAAGTGCTGCTGTGCGACGAGGCCACTTCGGCCCTTGACCCGCAGACGACGGATTCGATTCTGCGCCTGCTGCTGGACATTAACAAAAAGTTTCATCTGACGATCGTGCTGATTACCCATGAGATGCACGTCATTCAGAGCATATGCGACCGGGTCGCCGTTATTCATCAGGGCGGCATCGTAGAGCAAGGACCGGTAACGGAAGTGTTCCTGAAACCGAAGCATGAAGTGACGCAGGAATTCATCCGCCAGGAGATGGACAGTGGCGAAGCGCTGCGGCTGGCTATGCAGGGTCAGGTAAACGGCCCTTCAAGAGCGGTTCAAATCACGTTCCTGGGGTCGAAAACGTACGAATCGATCCTGTCCCATACCGTTCATGAGACGGGCGTGAATTTTGCGATTCTGCAGGGTACGATCTCTACGATCAAAGAAACGCCGTACGGCCAGCTCATCGTTCGTTTCGAAGGGGAAGAACGCGCAATTGAAGATACGATCCGGAAGCTGCTTGAACAAGGACTAGACGTGGAGGTGATTCATTGA